One part of the Fusobacterium pseudoperiodonticum genome encodes these proteins:
- a CDS encoding extracellular solute-binding protein, translated as MKKKFFWLVLSLMALVLVACGGEKKEEATEATNPNSEISGKIVIYTSMYEDIIDNVKEKLEKEFPNLEVEFFQGGTGTLQSKIIAELQANKLGCDMLMVAEPSYSLELKEKGILHPYLSKNAENLALDYDKEGYWYPVRLLNMVLAYNPDKYKKEDLALTFEDFAKREDLAGKISIPDPLKSGTALAAVSALADKYGEEYFQNLAKLKVVVESGSVAVTKLETGEAAEIMILEESILKKREEENSTLEVIYPEDGIISIPSTIMTIKEDMSANKNIKAAEALTDWFLSPAGQEAIVAGWMHSVLKNPEKAPYDAKATDEILKAAMPINWEKTYKDREELRKMFEKFITKAN; from the coding sequence ATGAAAAAGAAATTTTTTTGGCTTGTATTATCTTTAATGGCATTAGTTTTAGTTGCTTGTGGTGGAGAAAAAAAGGAAGAAGCTACTGAAGCTACTAACCCTAATAGTGAAATCTCAGGAAAAATTGTTATCTATACTTCTATGTATGAAGATATTATAGATAATGTTAAGGAAAAATTAGAGAAAGAATTTCCTAATTTAGAAGTTGAATTTTTCCAAGGTGGAACAGGAACTTTACAATCTAAAATTATAGCTGAATTACAAGCTAATAAGTTAGGTTGCGATATGTTAATGGTTGCAGAACCATCTTATTCTTTAGAATTAAAAGAAAAAGGAATATTACATCCTTATCTTTCTAAAAATGCTGAAAATCTAGCTTTAGATTATGACAAAGAAGGATATTGGTATCCAGTTCGTCTATTAAATATGGTTTTAGCATACAATCCTGACAAATATAAAAAAGAAGATCTAGCTCTTACATTTGAAGACTTTGCTAAAAGAGAAGATTTAGCAGGAAAAATCTCTATACCTGATCCATTAAAATCTGGAACTGCATTAGCAGCTGTTTCTGCATTAGCAGATAAATATGGTGAAGAATATTTCCAAAATTTAGCTAAATTAAAAGTTGTTGTTGAATCTGGTTCAGTTGCTGTTACTAAATTAGAAACTGGTGAAGCTGCTGAAATTATGATACTTGAAGAATCTATCTTAAAGAAAAGAGAAGAAGAAAATTCTACACTAGAAGTTATATATCCTGAAGATGGAATAATTTCTATCCCTAGTACAATAATGACAATTAAAGAAGATATGTCTGCAAATAAAAATATAAAAGCTGCTGAAGCTTTAACTGATTGGTTCTTATCTCCAGCTGGACAAGAAGCAATAGTAGCAGGTTGGATGCATTCTGTTTTAAAGAATCCTGAAAAAGCTCCTTATGATGCTAAAGCTACTGATGAAATCTTAAAAGCTGCTATGCCTATAAATTGGGAAAAAACTTATAAAGATAGAGAAGAATTAAGAAAAATGTTTGAAAAATTTATAACTAAAGCAAATTAA
- a CDS encoding YdcP family protein, whose amino-acid sequence MELKFVIPNMEKTFGNLEFAGEDKVVQRRINGRLTVLSRSYNLYSDVQRADDIVVVLPAEAGEKHFGFEERVKLVNPRITAEGYKIGTRGFTNYLLHADDMIKE is encoded by the coding sequence ATGGAACTTAAATTTGTGATTCCCAACATGGAAAAAACATTCGGCAATTTAGAATTTGCTGGCGAGGATAAAGTCGTTCAGCGAAGAATCAACGGACGGCTAACTGTCTTATCAAGAAGCTATAATCTCTATTCTGATGTTCAAAGAGCAGATGATATTGTGGTGGTGCTTCCTGCTGAAGCTGGCGAAAAACATTTCGGCTTTGAGGAACGTGTGAAGTTAGTCAATCCACGTATTACCGCAGAGGGCTACAAAATCGGCACTCGTGGTTTTACAAATTACCTTTTACATGCTGACGACATGATAAAAGAATAA
- a CDS encoding YdcP family protein, which yields MMRLANGIVLDKDTTFGELKFSALRREVRIQNEDGSVSDEIKERTYDLKSKGQGRMIQVSIPASVPLKEFDYNARVELINPIADTVATATYQGADVDWYIKADDIVLTKDSSSFKAQPQAKKEPTQDK from the coding sequence ATGATGAGATTAGCAAATGGCATTGTATTAGATAAAGACACGACTTTTGGAGAATTGAAATTCTCTGCTCTACGTCGTGAAGTGAGAATCCAAAATGAAGACGGGTCGGTTTCAGATGAAATCAAGGAACGTACCTATGACTTAAAATCCAAAGGACAAGGACGCATGATTCAAGTAAGTATTCCTGCCAGCGTGCCTTTGAAAGAGTTTGATTATAACGCACGGGTGGAACTTATCAATCCCATTGCGGACACCGTTGCTACTGCCACCTATCAAGGAGCAGATGTTGACTGGTATATCAAGGCAGACGATATTGTGCTGACAAAGGATTCTAGTTCATTCAAAGCTCAACCACAAGCAAAGAAAGAACCGACACAAGACAAATAG
- a CDS encoding FtsK/SpoIIIE domain-containing protein yields MKQRGKRIRPSGKDLVFHFTIASLLPVFLLVVGLFHVKTIQQINWQDFNLSQADKIDIPYLIISFSVAILICLLVAFVFKRVRYDTVKQLYHRQKLAKMILENKWYESEQVKTEGFFKDSAGRTKEKITYFPKMYYRLKNGLIQIRVEITLGKYQDQLLHLEKKLESGLYCELTDKELKDSYVEYTLLYDTIASRISIDEVEAKDGKLRLMKNVWWEYDKLPHMLIAGGTGGGKTYFILTLIEALLHTDSKLYILDPKNADLADLGSVMANVYYRKEDLLSCIETFYEEMMKRSEEMKQMKNYKTGKNYAYLGLPAHFLIFDEYVAFMEMLGTKENTAVMNKLKQIVMLGRQAGFFLILACQRPDAKYLGDGIRDQFNFRVALGRMSEMGYGMMFGSDVQKDFFLKRIKGRGYVDVGTSVISEFYTPLVPKGYDFLEEIKKLSNSRQSTQATCEAEVAGVD; encoded by the coding sequence ATGAAACAGCGTGGTAAAAGGATTCGCCCATCTGGTAAAGATTTAGTCTTTCATTTTACGATAGCGTCACTCCTGCCTGTTTTCCTGCTGGTTGTCGGACTGTTTCATGTGAAGACAATCCAGCAGATCAACTGGCAGGATTTTAACCTATCACAAGCAGATAAGATTGACATTCCCTATTTAATTATCAGTTTCAGTGTCGCAATTCTTATCTGCTTGCTGGTAGCGTTTGTATTCAAACGGGTTCGCTATGATACGGTTAAACAACTTTACCACCGTCAAAAACTGGCAAAGATGATACTTGAAAACAAGTGGTATGAATCTGAACAGGTCAAAACAGAGGGTTTCTTTAAAGATAGTGCTGGTCGTACAAAGGAAAAGATAACCTACTTCCCTAAAATGTATTATCGACTTAAAAATGGCTTGATACAGATACGGGTGGAAATCACGCTGGGAAAATATCAAGACCAACTCTTACACTTGGAAAAGAAATTAGAGAGTGGCTTGTACTGTGAGCTGACGGATAAAGAGTTAAAGGATTCCTATGTGGAATATACTTTGCTCTATGACACCATAGCCAGTCGTATTTCTATTGATGAAGTAGAAGCTAAAGATGGTAAACTTCGCTTAATGAAAAACGTATGGTGGGAATATGATAAGCTCCCTCATATGTTGATTGCTGGTGGTACAGGTGGCGGTAAAACTTACTTTATACTGACACTGATTGAAGCCTTGCTTCATACAGATTCAAAACTGTATATTCTTGACCCGAAAAATGCTGATCTTGCGGACTTAGGTTCTGTGATGGCAAATGTCTACTATAGAAAAGAAGACTTGCTTTCTTGCATTGAAACATTCTATGAAGAAATGATGAAACGTAGTGAGGAAATGAAGCAGATGAAGAACTATAAGACTGGCAAAAATTATGCTTACTTAGGTCTCCCGGCACACTTCTTAATCTTTGATGAATACGTCGCTTTCATGGAAATGCTGGGAACAAAAGAAAACACCGCAGTTATGAATAAGCTGAAACAGATTGTCATGTTAGGTCGTCAAGCTGGCTTCTTTCTAATACTGGCTTGTCAACGTCCAGACGCAAAATATTTAGGCGACGGAATCCGTGATCAGTTTAATTTCAGAGTGGCTTTAGGTCGTATGTCTGAAATGGGCTATGGCATGATGTTTGGCAGTGACGTACAAAAGGATTTCTTCTTAAAGCGAATCAAAGGTCGTGGCTATGTTGATGTAGGAACAAGTGTCATATCAGAGTTTTATACTCCCCTTGTACCAAAAGGATATGATTTCTTGGAGGAAATTAAAAAGTTATCCAACAGCAGACAGTCCACGCAGGCGACGTGCGAAGCGGAAGTCGCAGGTGTGGACTGA